The Streptomyces sp. Alt3 genome has a segment encoding these proteins:
- a CDS encoding sulfatase-like hydrolase/transferase yields MNLLFLMTDQHRVDTLGCYGNPHVATPNLDRLAATGTRFDRFYTPTAICTPARASLLTGQAPFRHRLLANYERNVGYLEDLREDAFTFPEALAARDYRLGLIGKWHGGTRRNAASYGFEGPDLPGWHNPVDHPDYLAYLDEHGLPPYRISDPVRGTTPGGNPGNLLAARLHQPVEATFEHYLATRAIEHLERYAAGEEPFFLATHFFGPHLPYLLPDAYYDLYDPELVELPPSVAETFEGKPPVQRNYSAHWAFDTIPIETTRKLIAVYWGYVTLIDEQIGRILTRLDELGLSEDTSVFFTADHGEFTGAHRLHDKGPAMYEDIYRIPGIIRIPGAAPQVRDELVSLTDCTATILELAGCDPSPAVDSRSLVPLVKGETPDWPGELVAEFHGHHFPYPQRMIREDRYKLVVNPESVNELYDLRADPHELANRYTHPEFKEVRARLMRRLYELLRDRGDNFYHWMTSMYDIGVSDYDPSLSAFENDDENVDTTWTATAGPGGTLTETP; encoded by the coding sequence GTGAACCTGCTGTTCCTGATGACTGATCAGCACCGGGTGGACACCCTGGGCTGTTACGGCAATCCGCACGTCGCCACGCCGAACCTGGACCGACTGGCGGCCACGGGTACGCGCTTCGACCGGTTCTACACGCCCACCGCGATCTGCACGCCCGCCCGGGCGAGTCTGCTCACCGGACAGGCACCGTTCCGCCACCGGCTGCTCGCCAACTACGAGCGCAACGTGGGCTATCTGGAGGACCTGCGGGAGGACGCCTTCACCTTCCCGGAGGCACTGGCCGCGCGCGACTACCGGCTGGGACTCATCGGCAAGTGGCACGGCGGGACCCGGCGCAACGCCGCCTCGTACGGCTTCGAGGGCCCCGACCTCCCGGGCTGGCACAACCCGGTCGACCATCCGGACTACCTGGCCTACCTGGACGAACACGGGCTGCCGCCGTACCGCATCTCCGATCCCGTCCGGGGCACCACCCCGGGCGGGAACCCGGGGAACCTCCTGGCCGCGCGGCTGCACCAGCCGGTGGAGGCGACGTTCGAGCACTATCTCGCCACCCGCGCCATCGAGCACCTGGAGCGGTACGCGGCCGGCGAGGAGCCGTTCTTCCTGGCCACGCACTTCTTCGGCCCGCATCTGCCCTATCTGCTGCCGGACGCCTACTACGACCTCTACGATCCGGAGCTCGTCGAACTACCCCCGTCCGTCGCCGAGACCTTCGAGGGCAAACCGCCGGTGCAGCGCAACTACAGCGCTCACTGGGCCTTCGACACCATCCCCATCGAGACGACCCGCAAGCTGATCGCGGTCTACTGGGGCTACGTCACCCTGATCGACGAGCAGATCGGGCGCATCCTCACCCGTCTGGACGAGCTGGGGCTCAGCGAGGACACCTCGGTGTTCTTCACCGCGGACCACGGCGAGTTCACGGGCGCCCACCGGCTCCACGACAAGGGCCCGGCGATGTACGAGGACATCTACCGCATCCCCGGCATCATCCGGATCCCCGGGGCCGCCCCGCAGGTCAGGGACGAGCTGGTCAGCCTCACCGACTGCACCGCGACGATCCTCGAACTCGCGGGCTGCGACCCGTCCCCGGCGGTGGACAGCCGGAGCCTGGTGCCCCTGGTGAAGGGGGAAACCCCGGACTGGCCGGGCGAGTTGGTCGCCGAGTTCCACGGCCACCACTTCCCATACCCGCAGCGGATGATCCGCGAGGACCGCTACAAGCTCGTCGTCAACCCCGAGTCGGTCAACGAGCTGTACGACCTGCGGGCGGACCCGCACGAGCTCGCCAACCGTTACACGCACCCCGAGTTCAAGGAGGTGCGGGCCCGGTTGATGCGGCGGCTGTACGAGCTGCTGCGGGACCGGGGCGACAACTTCTACCACTGGATGACGTCCATGTACGACATCGGCGTCTCCGACTACGACCCGAGCCTCAGCGCCTTCGAGAACGACGACGAGAACGTCGACACGACCTGGACCGCGACCGCGGGTCCGGGCGGGACACTCACGGAGACCCCATGA
- a CDS encoding aliphatic sulfonate ABC transporter substrate-binding protein has protein sequence MRLPQRALTAAVAVSALALSVTGCSGDSSADGASTVRFGYISDYNGASLLAIADEQGLWKEEGLKPEYSTFTNGPLQIQALGSDNLDFGYIGPGAMWLPASGKAKVVAINTLARADRVIAQPGITSVKDLKGKKVGVPEGTSGAMALELALQKAGMSDKDIEKVPMDPSTIVSAFVSGQIDGAGLWYPLIDTVKEKKPKLNEVASTADFKDRAFPTAFVAPAKSDAKLNTKVVKVLQKANDWRAAHPDEAIDAAASLLKVDRAKVAADAANVETLSTADLVARTEDGTVDGWLDGLGAFFVDTGQLKKAPAADTYYEGDLYTKAYKK, from the coding sequence ATGCGTCTACCTCAGCGCGCCCTGACAGCGGCCGTCGCCGTGTCCGCCCTGGCACTCTCCGTCACCGGATGCTCCGGTGACTCCTCCGCCGACGGCGCCTCCACCGTCCGCTTCGGCTACATCAGCGACTACAACGGCGCGAGCCTGCTGGCCATCGCGGACGAGCAGGGGCTGTGGAAGGAGGAGGGGCTGAAGCCCGAGTACTCGACGTTCACCAACGGCCCGCTCCAGATCCAGGCGCTCGGGTCGGACAACCTCGACTTCGGTTACATCGGCCCAGGTGCCATGTGGCTGCCCGCGTCGGGCAAGGCGAAGGTCGTCGCGATCAACACGCTCGCCCGTGCCGACCGGGTCATAGCCCAGCCCGGCATCACCTCCGTCAAGGACCTCAAGGGCAAGAAGGTCGGTGTGCCCGAGGGCACCTCCGGCGCGATGGCACTCGAACTCGCCCTGCAGAAGGCCGGGATGTCGGACAAGGACATCGAGAAGGTGCCGATGGACCCGTCCACGATCGTCTCGGCGTTCGTGTCCGGGCAGATCGACGGGGCGGGCCTCTGGTACCCGCTGATCGACACCGTCAAGGAGAAGAAGCCGAAGCTCAACGAGGTGGCCAGCACCGCGGACTTCAAGGACCGGGCGTTCCCCACGGCGTTCGTGGCACCCGCGAAGAGCGACGCGAAGCTGAACACCAAGGTCGTCAAGGTCCTCCAGAAGGCCAACGACTGGCGCGCCGCACACCCCGACGAGGCCATCGACGCTGCCGCCTCGCTGCTCAAGGTCGACCGCGCCAAGGTGGCGGCGGACGCGGCCAACGTGGAGACGCTGTCCACGGCGGACCTTGTGGCCAGGACCGAGGACGGCACCGTGGACGGCTGGCTGGACGGGCTGGGCGCGTTCTTCGTGGACACGGGCCAGCTCAAGAAGGCTCCTGCGGCGGACACGTACTACGAGGGCGACCTCTACACGAAGGCGTACAAGAAGTGA
- a CDS encoding ABC transporter ATP-binding protein, with protein MNAKISFRNVSQTFPLKKSTFTALDEVSLDIGDEEFVTVVGPSGCGKSTLLNLAAGLATPTSGEVLVDGRTVTGPGPDRGVIFQQYALFPWLTVRGNVEFGLKLASVPAAERRLRAERAIGLVGLTDFADALPKTLSGGMKQRCAIARAYAVDPQVLLMDEPFGALDALTRVQLQDQLLETWSRDRRTVLFITHDVDEAVYLARRVVVMAARPGRIHSVVDVDLPYPRTEDIRLSPEFARIRNAVWTSVYHQTPAAPAA; from the coding sequence TTGAACGCCAAGATCTCCTTCCGGAACGTCTCACAGACCTTTCCGCTGAAGAAGTCCACCTTCACCGCCCTGGACGAGGTGTCCCTCGACATCGGCGACGAGGAGTTCGTCACCGTCGTCGGACCGTCGGGGTGCGGCAAGAGCACCCTGCTCAACCTGGCCGCCGGACTCGCCACCCCGACCTCGGGCGAGGTCCTCGTCGACGGGCGGACCGTCACCGGCCCGGGACCCGACCGGGGGGTGATCTTCCAGCAGTACGCGCTGTTCCCCTGGCTGACCGTGCGCGGCAACGTCGAGTTCGGACTGAAGCTGGCGTCCGTGCCCGCCGCGGAACGGAGACTGCGGGCGGAGCGCGCCATCGGCCTGGTGGGCCTCACCGACTTCGCCGACGCGCTGCCCAAGACCCTGTCGGGCGGGATGAAGCAGCGCTGCGCGATCGCCCGCGCCTACGCCGTCGACCCGCAGGTACTCCTGATGGACGAGCCCTTCGGCGCACTGGACGCGCTGACCCGGGTCCAGCTGCAGGACCAGCTCCTGGAGACCTGGAGCCGGGACCGGCGCACCGTCCTGTTCATCACGCACGACGTCGACGAGGCCGTGTACCTCGCCCGCCGTGTCGTGGTGATGGCGGCGCGGCCGGGCCGGATCCATTCGGTCGTCGACGTGGACCTGCCCTACCCCCGCACCGAGGACATCCGTCTCTCGCCCGAATTCGCACGGATCCGCAATGCCGTGTGGACCTCCGTGTACCACCAGACCCCGGCCGCCCCGGCCGCCTGA
- a CDS encoding ABC transporter permease, with the protein MSSTETPLKRSEPVRDSAEDTRAPRRRGVRVPPFALNLIALAAGVGVWAWLASLEVQALPGPVAVAGRAGELIADGTLADDALASLRRVLTGFALGTLLAVPVGFLMGWYPVARGLLEPYVQFFRTVPPLAMIPLAIVLLGIGEVPKVFVIFLAAFLSSVVAAFQGVVGVNRTLIDAARVLGARDGTIFLKVVVPASAPFILVGMRIGLGSAWGTLVAAELIAAQEGLGFRMQSAQLYYDLPTIFVGLITIGLLGLLMDRLLLLAERRLTRWQETR; encoded by the coding sequence ATGAGTTCCACGGAGACACCCCTGAAGCGGTCCGAACCCGTACGGGACAGTGCGGAGGACACCCGTGCGCCCCGGCGGAGGGGCGTCCGTGTCCCCCCGTTCGCGCTGAACCTGATCGCCCTGGCGGCAGGCGTCGGCGTGTGGGCGTGGCTGGCCTCACTGGAGGTGCAGGCACTTCCGGGACCGGTGGCGGTGGCGGGCAGGGCGGGCGAGCTGATCGCGGACGGCACGCTGGCCGACGACGCGCTGGCCAGCCTGCGGCGTGTGCTGACCGGCTTCGCGCTGGGCACCCTGCTGGCCGTCCCCGTGGGCTTCCTGATGGGCTGGTACCCGGTCGCACGCGGGCTGCTGGAGCCGTACGTCCAGTTCTTCCGCACGGTGCCGCCGCTCGCGATGATTCCGCTGGCCATCGTGCTGCTGGGCATCGGCGAGGTGCCCAAGGTGTTCGTGATCTTCCTGGCGGCGTTCCTGTCGAGCGTCGTGGCGGCCTTCCAGGGCGTCGTGGGTGTCAACAGGACCCTCATCGACGCCGCGCGTGTTCTGGGCGCCCGGGACGGGACGATCTTCCTCAAGGTGGTGGTACCCGCCTCCGCTCCGTTCATCCTCGTCGGGATGCGGATCGGGCTGGGATCCGCCTGGGGGACCCTCGTCGCCGCGGAGCTGATCGCCGCCCAGGAGGGCCTCGGCTTCCGGATGCAGTCGGCCCAGCTCTACTACGACCTCCCCACCATCTTCGTCGGCCTCATCACCATCGGTCTGCTCGGCCTGCTGATGGACCGGCTGCTGCTGCTCGCCGAACGCCGCCTCACCCGTTGGCAGGAGACCCGTTGA
- a CDS encoding ROK family protein, which produces MLRVAGARTGAVLAGVVNAVGPGVIVLGGELARAKDALLDPVREALDAHVLPLARGRVTLLPAGLGEAGGALGGVALALHESPLLARYPEPGSEDLPEDAA; this is translated from the coding sequence GTGCTACGGGTCGCGGGGGCCAGGACCGGAGCGGTGCTCGCGGGGGTCGTCAACGCGGTCGGCCCGGGCGTGATCGTGCTGGGCGGTGAACTGGCCCGGGCGAAGGACGCGCTGCTCGACCCCGTGCGGGAGGCGCTCGACGCGCACGTCCTGCCGCTGGCCCGGGGGCGCGTGACCCTGTTGCCCGCCGGGCTCGGCGAGGCGGGCGGCGCGCTCGGCGGGGTCGCCCTCGCCCTCCATGAATCCCCTCTGCTCGCCCGCTACCCGGAACCGGGCAGCGAAGACCTTCCCGAGGACGCCGCATGA
- a CDS encoding ROK family protein: protein MHSHGGPLSRLRRGHEERVLDLLRRHGPQSRAELGRQAGLSRTTLYDIVGTLVASGAVVAAAAAPGPRRRGRPVEHLTLNPAAGQAVGIDFARRAVHVAAANVAHEVIGSASRAHPPGLSWERRVELAERLVASLAGGTLRLSSLGTTGAVGVGVVGPVRTAKGEPEEPLATLAGLLGKRFGAPVLLDNNTRLAALAESTWGAAAGSQDVLYLRLSHGVGGGLVVNGSLHRGVDGLAGELGHITADPEGGPCECGGRGCLETIASIGPVLASYRALGGRADDVPTLLRAVGRTTSRRC from the coding sequence ATGCACTCACACGGTGGACCTCTCTCGCGGCTGAGGCGCGGGCACGAGGAACGCGTACTCGACCTGCTGCGCCGGCACGGGCCACAGAGCCGGGCCGAACTCGGGCGCCAGGCCGGGCTTTCGCGTACCACGCTGTACGACATAGTCGGGACCCTGGTCGCGAGCGGTGCCGTCGTGGCGGCAGCCGCGGCACCCGGGCCCCGCAGGCGCGGCCGTCCGGTGGAGCACCTGACGCTCAACCCCGCCGCCGGCCAGGCCGTCGGCATCGATTTCGCCCGACGGGCCGTTCATGTGGCCGCCGCGAACGTGGCTCACGAGGTGATCGGTTCGGCGAGCCGGGCCCATCCGCCGGGGCTCTCCTGGGAGCGGCGGGTGGAGCTGGCCGAGCGGCTGGTCGCCTCGCTGGCCGGGGGCACCCTGCGACTGTCCTCCCTCGGCACCACCGGCGCGGTCGGCGTCGGCGTCGTCGGGCCGGTGCGGACGGCCAAAGGCGAACCCGAGGAACCTCTGGCGACCCTGGCCGGGCTGCTGGGCAAGCGCTTCGGGGCCCCGGTCCTGCTCGACAACAACACCCGGCTCGCCGCCCTCGCGGAGTCCACCTGGGGCGCGGCGGCGGGCAGCCAGGACGTGCTCTACCTGCGGCTCTCGCACGGAGTGGGCGGCGGCCTCGTGGTGAACGGTTCGCTCCACAGGGGGGTCGACGGCCTGGCCGGCGAGCTCGGGCACATCACCGCCGACCCCGAGGGCGGTCCCTGCGAGTGCGGGGGCAGGGGGTGCCTGGAGACGATCGCGTCGATCGGGCCCGTCCTCGCCTCCTACCGCGCGCTGGGCGGCCGGGCGGACGACGTCCCGACGCTGCTGAGGGCGGTCGGGCGGACGACGTCCCGACGCTGCTGA
- a CDS encoding formylglycine-generating enzyme family protein: protein MNDIAPEGCCSPGRRQSDAPSANAVTNPADALVRVRRADQARGPAPSPRTSGGAVEDGMVLLPGGAFLMGTEDPEGFLADGEGPVREVRVSAFRIDTHAVSNRRFAEFVAATGHVTEAERFGWSYVFAGFLPAALRRGAGRPEGTPWWCGVEGARWDTPEGPGSGIEDRGDHPVVHVSWNDARAYSRWAGSRLPTEAEWEYAARGGLEQARYPWGDELTPGGEHRCNIWQGQFPTKNTAEDGYAGTAPADAYQPNGFGLYNMAGNVWEWCQDWWSTTHPAGRRSDPRGPGAGDAKVMRGGSYLCHRSYCNRYRVAARTRNTPDSTTGNLGFRCVRSA, encoded by the coding sequence ATGAACGACATCGCCCCCGAAGGCTGCTGCTCCCCGGGCCGCCGGCAGTCTGACGCCCCGTCCGCGAACGCCGTGACCAACCCGGCGGACGCGCTGGTACGCGTGCGCCGGGCGGATCAGGCGCGAGGGCCGGCGCCGTCCCCGCGGACTTCGGGCGGGGCTGTCGAGGACGGCATGGTGCTACTGCCGGGCGGGGCGTTCCTCATGGGCACCGAGGACCCCGAGGGGTTCCTGGCCGACGGCGAGGGCCCGGTCCGCGAGGTACGCGTCTCCGCGTTCCGCATCGACACCCACGCGGTGAGCAACCGGCGCTTCGCCGAGTTCGTCGCGGCCACCGGTCATGTGACCGAGGCCGAGCGCTTCGGCTGGTCGTACGTCTTCGCCGGCTTCCTGCCGGCCGCGCTCCGGCGTGGCGCGGGCCGCCCGGAGGGCACCCCGTGGTGGTGCGGGGTGGAGGGCGCCCGTTGGGACACACCCGAAGGGCCCGGCAGCGGGATCGAGGACCGCGGGGACCATCCGGTGGTGCACGTGTCCTGGAACGACGCGCGTGCGTACAGCCGTTGGGCCGGGTCCCGGCTGCCGACCGAGGCCGAATGGGAGTACGCGGCCCGGGGCGGCCTGGAGCAGGCGCGCTACCCGTGGGGCGACGAGCTGACCCCGGGAGGTGAGCACCGCTGCAACATCTGGCAGGGGCAGTTCCCCACGAAGAACACCGCCGAGGACGGTTACGCGGGCACCGCTCCGGCCGACGCCTACCAGCCGAACGGCTTCGGCCTGTACAACATGGCGGGAAACGTCTGGGAGTGGTGCCAGGACTGGTGGAGCACCACGCACCCGGCCGGGCGCCGGAGCGACCCGCGCGGTCCTGGCGCGGGGGACGCCAAGGTGATGCGGGGCGGCTCCTACCTGTGCCACCGCTCGTACTGCAACCGCTACCGGGTGGCCGCCCGGACGCGCAACACGCCCGACAGCACCACGGGGAACCTCGGCTTCCGCTGCGTCCGCTCGGCTTGA
- a CDS encoding class F sortase produces MAAPQPSEPDSASPAIGRSLLWPVVAVGLGFLLVYNSFDASAGVPPAPSVVSLPAASAPAAPTPSASVSTPPLELPPSYPKRISIKSIAVDAPFTPLTIGPSGQLNAPPANDANLAGWFKNGATPGERGTSVVAGHVDTKTGPAVFLLLSTLKKGNMVDITREDGVVATFEVDSVETFSKADFPDDRVYADKGTAQLRLITCGGVYDKKKKDYEDNVVVFAHLASVKES; encoded by the coding sequence ATGGCCGCCCCGCAGCCGTCCGAACCAGACTCCGCCTCCCCGGCCATCGGCCGTTCCCTGCTGTGGCCCGTCGTGGCGGTGGGCCTGGGCTTCCTCCTCGTCTACAACTCCTTCGACGCGTCGGCCGGAGTCCCGCCGGCCCCCTCCGTGGTGTCCCTCCCCGCGGCCTCCGCTCCTGCCGCGCCCACCCCGTCGGCCTCCGTCTCCACGCCTCCGCTCGAATTGCCCCCGTCCTACCCGAAGCGGATCTCGATCAAGTCGATCGCGGTCGACGCCCCCTTCACACCGCTGACGATCGGCCCCTCCGGCCAGCTGAACGCGCCGCCGGCGAACGACGCGAACCTGGCGGGCTGGTTCAAGAACGGTGCCACGCCCGGCGAGCGCGGTACCTCGGTGGTGGCGGGGCACGTCGACACCAAGACCGGCCCCGCCGTCTTCCTGCTGCTCAGCACCCTCAAGAAGGGCAACATGGTGGACATCACCCGTGAGGACGGCGTCGTCGCCACCTTCGAGGTCGACTCGGTCGAGACGTTCAGCAAGGCGGACTTCCCGGACGACCGGGTGTACGCCGACAAGGGCACCGCCCAGCTGCGCCTGATCACCTGCGGCGGCGTCTACGACAAGAAGAAGAAGGACTACGAGGACAACGTGGTGGTCTTCGCCCACCTGGCCTCCGTCAAGGAATCCTGA
- a CDS encoding HEAT repeat domain-containing protein, with product MTTTPADVRTPQGHTGGPVHGKAADHPPVSELGPLIGHEDARTRYLGLTLLSERLDRLPPADGDAADLARLLPRDVPRSPDESLLLAGIHGRLGIHLPGRRLPAWRAAPLEEKVRVAWLRAELLTDPSVLRDEQPGEPLFQAVRGIDALDAHRPDRLVAGLADTGVPVLLIEAVRLMRQGLHAGLLAPGTAKDALAGLLGANPAHPVVTAAVLAELAEPWAAADPLPAACFAPFLDSAHAGQPTAPALVAAARHGHGELLPRTAADPDVPPAVRRLAMELLGDLAERDDIGALLDVAAKDPLLLGGPAISCLRGLHRRGHFPGAAQVPALVGLALTDHSIEPRTVATILYTCRRSTLRLLLETPADAPDWPRRLALLVALAGQGTEDLPVGAAVTRLLPSARLPAPFLDAIRELRYEEAEETVLAILPEAPAAALDTLEAIGGPRTVAVLTEALGPDTDGRGIAPFLRPVRHRALELLWQLQTDPELRRHLLARVGPTALPPAVAADLGAPDERELALLTAGPEPGDPVAALCALAAHDSTATLPAVTGLLLRVVGELAASWDTVETDPEAARAEEPVVPQEIVDAVRALGGRLYGRRRIRPVCLLGARDAQEAGDALLAGTVLDLLDRPGLPARQQSILLEVLRRAPSAHARPRVHRLLRHRDPHVRKHVIALLAEGAAGEDAQALSATLIALTRADDIQTVRQAVLALGHAEARWACPAITALLRHPTMNIRKTAASALVRAGTPAAVPCLLRALGRAHNPGLHAGLVAALRAVLGDACTATLLAAAERCQDPGERTLLLRGLSGTLASRTVLALAEQDSPVVPGLLAEMADRRILLGSGAVADLAELSAGHGITMPRHPSDAESHAAELIGEGWNTAVALRLARSPDDLPVSSPWELRPMLAHWLSLARSVPQTDRARVLRLVLRMCPAPWTADELAHFRGSVQVLVEGLSRDTAYRPRLLPLIEAVAPGLPGTERMAVADAVRALSPPLHVRALLLLRACGAVPVRADLDRALAAARLEADARNAETAVLREAFGAPVAPSDDAEAWRSSLRALLRTRAGLQEFRRAVHPRPPDSRQRLAALVAVCPDVGEDGVRALLLDWMTDLQPLDVPPWTLAETAAAPSEAVRDADLDQPRSAAQRARLLSMLDGPDAGRRADAARRLLDWPEPQHARAVLDAYLRGRIPLTSGPGSARALATVDPAELTGGEVIPDRVGRPGTATRSLGRRAPDPAAARMVGERT from the coding sequence GTGACCACGACCCCCGCCGATGTGCGGACACCGCAGGGACACACGGGCGGTCCGGTGCACGGCAAGGCCGCGGACCACCCCCCGGTCTCCGAGCTCGGGCCGCTCATCGGACACGAGGACGCCCGTACGAGGTATCTGGGGCTCACCCTGCTGTCCGAGCGCCTGGACCGGCTCCCGCCGGCGGACGGTGACGCGGCCGACCTGGCGCGGCTGCTGCCACGGGACGTGCCTCGGTCGCCGGACGAGTCGCTCCTGCTGGCAGGGATCCACGGACGACTCGGCATCCACCTGCCGGGCCGGCGGCTGCCCGCCTGGCGTGCGGCCCCGCTGGAGGAAAAGGTGCGGGTCGCCTGGCTGCGTGCCGAACTCCTCACCGACCCCTCGGTGCTTCGGGACGAGCAGCCCGGAGAGCCCCTGTTCCAGGCCGTGCGCGGAATCGACGCCCTGGACGCCCACCGCCCGGACCGGCTGGTGGCCGGACTCGCCGATACCGGCGTACCCGTGCTCCTGATCGAGGCGGTCCGTCTGATGCGGCAGGGCCTGCACGCAGGGCTGCTCGCTCCCGGTACCGCCAAGGACGCCCTGGCCGGTCTCCTCGGTGCGAACCCGGCTCATCCGGTGGTCACGGCCGCCGTCCTGGCAGAGCTCGCCGAACCCTGGGCGGCCGCGGACCCGCTGCCCGCGGCCTGTTTCGCACCGTTCCTCGACTCCGCCCACGCGGGGCAGCCGACTGCTCCCGCTCTTGTCGCGGCGGCCCGGCACGGACACGGCGAACTGCTGCCGCGGACGGCGGCGGACCCCGACGTGCCTCCGGCCGTACGACGCCTGGCCATGGAACTCCTCGGTGACCTGGCGGAACGCGATGACATCGGCGCGCTCCTGGACGTCGCCGCCAAGGACCCGCTGCTGCTCGGCGGGCCCGCGATCAGCTGTCTGCGGGGACTCCACCGGCGCGGGCACTTCCCCGGGGCGGCACAGGTGCCGGCCCTCGTCGGCCTGGCGCTTACCGATCACTCGATCGAGCCCCGTACGGTCGCCACCATCCTCTACACCTGCCGCCGCTCGACGCTGCGGCTGCTCCTCGAAACCCCCGCGGACGCCCCGGACTGGCCTCGACGGCTCGCCCTGCTCGTCGCACTCGCCGGGCAGGGAACAGAAGACCTGCCCGTCGGGGCGGCCGTCACCCGACTGCTCCCCTCCGCGCGTCTGCCCGCGCCGTTCCTCGACGCGATCCGTGAACTCCGGTACGAGGAAGCCGAGGAGACCGTGCTCGCGATCCTGCCCGAAGCCCCGGCGGCCGCCCTCGACACGCTCGAGGCGATCGGCGGACCCCGTACGGTCGCGGTGCTGACCGAAGCGCTCGGCCCGGACACCGACGGCCGGGGCATCGCTCCCTTCCTGCGGCCCGTCCGCCACCGGGCGCTGGAACTCCTGTGGCAGCTCCAGACCGACCCGGAGCTCCGGCGTCACCTCCTCGCCCGTGTCGGCCCCACCGCGCTGCCCCCGGCCGTCGCCGCCGACCTCGGAGCACCGGACGAGCGGGAACTCGCCCTGCTCACCGCGGGCCCTGAACCCGGCGACCCGGTCGCCGCGCTGTGCGCGCTCGCGGCCCACGACAGCACAGCGACCCTGCCCGCGGTCACCGGACTGCTGCTCCGGGTCGTCGGTGAACTCGCGGCGTCCTGGGACACGGTGGAGACGGACCCGGAAGCGGCCCGGGCCGAGGAACCCGTCGTTCCCCAGGAGATCGTGGACGCCGTACGCGCCCTGGGCGGCCGGCTGTACGGGCGGCGCAGGATCAGACCCGTCTGCCTGCTCGGAGCCCGCGACGCCCAGGAGGCGGGGGACGCGCTGCTGGCGGGTACGGTACTCGACCTGCTGGACCGGCCCGGTCTTCCGGCCCGTCAGCAGTCGATCCTCCTCGAGGTCCTCCGGCGCGCACCGTCCGCCCACGCCCGCCCCCGCGTGCACCGGCTGCTGCGCCACCGCGACCCGCACGTACGCAAACACGTGATCGCGCTTCTCGCCGAGGGTGCGGCGGGCGAGGACGCCCAGGCACTGTCGGCGACGCTCATCGCGCTGACCCGGGCCGACGACATCCAGACCGTACGGCAGGCAGTGCTGGCCCTCGGGCACGCAGAGGCCCGCTGGGCCTGCCCGGCGATCACCGCCCTGCTCCGCCACCCCACCATGAACATCAGGAAGACCGCCGCCTCGGCCCTGGTGCGCGCCGGGACACCCGCCGCCGTGCCCTGCCTCCTGCGCGCGCTCGGCCGGGCCCACAACCCGGGACTCCACGCCGGGCTGGTCGCCGCACTCCGGGCGGTGCTGGGTGACGCCTGCACGGCGACGCTGCTCGCCGCAGCCGAACGTTGTCAGGACCCCGGGGAGCGCACGCTGCTGCTGCGGGGCCTCTCCGGCACCCTCGCCTCCCGCACGGTCCTCGCCCTGGCCGAACAGGACTCCCCGGTCGTGCCCGGTCTCCTCGCCGAAATGGCCGACCGCCGGATCCTTCTCGGAAGCGGGGCCGTCGCCGATCTCGCGGAGCTGTCGGCCGGACACGGGATCACGATGCCGCGCCACCCGTCCGACGCGGAGTCCCATGCCGCCGAACTGATCGGCGAGGGCTGGAACACCGCAGTCGCCCTGCGCCTGGCGCGGAGCCCGGACGACCTGCCGGTATCCAGTCCGTGGGAGCTCCGGCCGATGCTGGCGCACTGGCTGAGTCTGGCCCGGTCCGTGCCGCAGACGGACCGGGCCAGGGTCCTCCGCCTGGTCCTGCGGATGTGCCCCGCACCGTGGACGGCCGACGAACTGGCGCACTTCAGGGGTTCCGTACAGGTCCTGGTGGAGGGGCTCTCGCGTGACACGGCGTACCGGCCGCGACTGCTCCCCCTGATCGAGGCCGTGGCGCCCGGGCTGCCCGGCACGGAACGCATGGCGGTCGCCGACGCCGTACGCGCCCTGTCGCCGCCGCTCCATGTGCGGGCGCTGCTGCTGCTCCGTGCCTGTGGAGCCGTACCGGTCAGAGCCGATCTGGACCGGGCCCTGGCCGCCGCCCGCCTCGAAGCCGACGCCCGGAACGCCGAGACGGCCGTACTGCGTGAGGCGTTCGGCGCGCCGGTCGCGCCCTCGGACGACGCCGAGGCATGGAGGTCCTCGCTGCGCGCCCTCCTCCGCACGCGAGCCGGGCTGCAGGAGTTCAGGCGCGCCGTCCACCCGCGCCCGCCCGATTCGCGCCAGCGTCTCGCGGCTCTCGTGGCGGTCTGCCCTGATGTCGGCGAGGACGGCGTGAGGGCCCTCCTGCTCGACTGGATGACGGACCTCCAGCCCCTCGACGTGCCGCCGTGGACGCTCGCCGAGACGGCGGCTGCGCCTTCGGAAGCCGTACGCGACGCTGACCTCGACCAGCCACGCTCCGCCGCGCAGCGCGCCCGGCTGCTGAGCATGCTCGACGGGCCCGACGCCGGCCGGAGGGCCGACGCCGCCCGCCGGCTCCTGGACTGGCCGGAGCCGCAGCATGCCCGTGCGGTCCTCGACGCGTATCTGCGGGGCCGCATTCCCCTGACGTCAGGACCGGGCTCGGCCCGGGCGCTGGCCACGGTCGATCCGGCGGAGCTGACCGGCGGGGAGGTCATCCCCGACAGGGTCGGCCGGCCTGGCACGGCGACTCGGTCCCTGGGACGTCGTGCCCCTGATCCCGCTGCTGCTCGGATGGTGGGAGAGCGGACCTGA